The following are encoded in a window of Verrucomicrobiia bacterium genomic DNA:
- a CDS encoding glycosyltransferase family 9 protein — protein MAAAPRVLVITLSNIGDVVLTTPVIMNLLRVYPGAELTVVCGPKAEGLLRGSRPVSNLVLYDKKISWPEKIRFTMSLRNGRYDAVVDLRHTAIPYFLSARKRSPLFRGLSRTAMRERHLEVLEKMGLPADPGVEPFDFFSAAEEESARAKLKGLGLADSGWIVAAAGAASERKRWPVEHYREVLENLVSRYREPVVLIGDAREREMVQPLCREGGRIFNAAGVTTLRETAALISRASLLLTNDSAAMHIGHELRRPVVAVFGPTDPAKYGREGGSFRIVRPTAPSPDNLFEGVTPSRVLASCCELLESRNPAPLREPL, from the coding sequence ATGGCCGCCGCGCCCCGCGTTCTCGTCATCACGCTCAGCAATATCGGCGACGTCGTGCTCACGACGCCCGTCATCATGAATCTCCTGCGTGTTTATCCCGGCGCGGAACTGACCGTCGTCTGCGGCCCTAAGGCCGAAGGGCTTTTGCGCGGGAGCCGGCCCGTCTCGAATCTCGTCCTCTACGATAAAAAAATTTCCTGGCCGGAAAAAATCCGTTTCACAATGTCACTGCGCAATGGGCGCTATGACGCGGTCGTGGATCTCCGGCATACGGCCATTCCTTATTTCCTGTCAGCGCGGAAACGCAGCCCTCTTTTCCGCGGGCTTTCCCGCACGGCCATGCGGGAGCGCCATCTCGAGGTCCTGGAAAAAATGGGGCTGCCCGCGGATCCCGGCGTCGAGCCCTTTGATTTCTTTTCCGCCGCGGAAGAGGAAAGCGCACGCGCCAAGCTGAAGGGCCTGGGCCTCGCGGATTCCGGCTGGATCGTCGCAGCCGCGGGCGCGGCAAGCGAGAGAAAGCGCTGGCCGGTCGAGCATTACCGCGAAGTCCTGGAAAACCTCGTTTCCCGATACCGGGAACCCGTCGTGCTGATCGGAGACGCGCGCGAGCGGGAAATGGTGCAGCCGCTTTGCCGCGAGGGCGGCCGCATTTTCAACGCGGCGGGCGTGACCACGCTGCGCGAAACCGCCGCGCTCATTTCACGCGCGTCGCTCCTCCTCACCAACGACAGCGCGGCCATGCACATCGGCCATGAGCTGCGCCGCCCCGTGGTCGCGGTATTCGGCCCGACCGATCCGGCCAAATACGGACGCGAAGGCGGAAGTTTCCGGATCGTGCGCCCCACGGCGCCTTCTCCGGACAATCTTTTCGAAGGCGTGACGCCTTCCCGCGTGCTCGCGTCCTGCTGTGAACTTCTCGAAAGCCGCAACCCCGCGCCGCTGCGGGAACCTTTATGA
- the waaF gene encoding lipopolysaccharide heptosyltransferase II, which produces MITLPSRPRILVTRADRIGDLVVSTPVFAALREKFPDAWIAALVFAENRELVEGHPALDEVILYDKKGSEKGWLGNFAFSRRLAAKHFDAVIHLHSTNRMHWAGYLAGIPVRIGWDRKCSWALTHPRKDVKSEGKKHEALYNFELLEDFGIWPPQELETHFTLSPKARRSVEELFFQLGIPADKPLLVLHPTASCPSKMWPASRFAELADLAARKYGATIVLVGSDKDRQVSAEIAAACSASVCDLGGRLSLSMLGVLLRESAALVSNDTGPVHIASAVGTPVVSIFGRNQPGLSPARWKPLGKNARVVWRDVGCHPCLAHDCRINFLCLDVISVSDVLRELESLGSVWQKIPFASDIEEVPAKTGERP; this is translated from the coding sequence ATGATCACACTTCCATCCCGTCCCCGGATTCTCGTGACGCGCGCCGACAGGATCGGCGATCTCGTCGTGTCCACGCCTGTTTTCGCGGCGCTGCGGGAAAAATTTCCGGACGCGTGGATCGCGGCGCTTGTTTTCGCGGAAAACCGTGAGCTCGTCGAAGGCCATCCCGCGCTGGACGAAGTGATCCTTTACGACAAAAAAGGCAGCGAAAAAGGCTGGCTGGGAAACTTCGCGTTTTCGCGCCGCCTCGCGGCCAAACATTTTGACGCCGTCATTCACCTGCATTCGACCAACCGCATGCACTGGGCCGGTTATCTCGCAGGCATCCCGGTCCGCATCGGCTGGGACCGCAAATGCTCCTGGGCGCTCACGCACCCGCGCAAGGACGTCAAAAGCGAAGGGAAAAAACACGAGGCCCTTTATAATTTCGAGCTGCTGGAAGATTTCGGAATCTGGCCGCCGCAGGAACTGGAAACGCATTTCACGCTTTCTCCCAAGGCCCGGCGTTCGGTCGAAGAACTTTTTTTTCAGCTCGGCATTCCTGCCGACAAGCCGCTGCTTGTCCTGCATCCGACCGCGAGCTGCCCGTCCAAGATGTGGCCCGCGTCGCGCTTCGCGGAGCTCGCCGACCTGGCCGCGCGGAAATACGGAGCCACGATCGTGCTCGTGGGCAGCGACAAGGACCGGCAAGTTTCAGCCGAAATCGCGGCGGCCTGCTCCGCGTCCGTCTGCGACCTGGGCGGCAGGCTCAGCCTCTCCATGCTGGGCGTGCTGCTGCGGGAATCCGCGGCGCTTGTTTCCAATGACACCGGCCCCGTGCACATCGCGTCCGCCGTCGGCACGCCCGTTGTTTCGATCTTCGGGCGCAACCAGCCCGGCCTTTCGCCCGCGCGCTGGAAGCCGCTCGGGAAAAATGCGCGCGTGGTATGGCGCGACGTGGGATGCCATCCCTGCCTCGCGCATGACTGCCGTATCAACTTTCTCTGCCTGGACGTGATTTCGGTGTCGGACGTCCTGCGCGAATTGGAATCGCTGGGCAGCGTTTGGCAAAAAATTCCATTCGCCTCCGATATCGAAGAAGTGCCCGCGAAAACCGGAGAAAGACCGTGA
- a CDS encoding glycosyltransferase family 9 protein, producing the protein MRPVRRVLVVQPYGIGDLLFVTPVLRALRLLPGIERVDLLLGSRTEAVVRHNPHVDEILEIDKDLFHRRGALENFQALRALGAKLRARHYDLMLDYSMRGEYAFFGRFFLGIPETAGFNYKRRGFLHTRRVPLPQGFKDRHVADYFCGLAEAAGVPVRDRWLEFYLSQAEREEADRVLAEKGVGPGAAFAVVSPGGGESWGKDAHFKRWPPEFFARLLPLLRKKISFDSAVVLGSKNEKEIAAALTRHSGMPVTDLTGEITLAQAVRAMERSVFFLGNDGGLLHLAAARKRPVIGLYGPVPPEVYGPYPQAASSAAVFKEGLECRPCYQKFRYNAACAHRDCLGKLTPEEVFSFLDKKSFFDTIQRASEKVPQS; encoded by the coding sequence GTGAGGCCCGTGCGCCGCGTTCTCGTGGTCCAGCCTTACGGCATCGGCGACCTGCTCTTCGTAACGCCGGTCCTGCGCGCGCTGCGGCTTTTGCCCGGCATCGAAAGGGTGGATCTTTTGCTGGGCTCGCGCACCGAAGCCGTGGTGCGTCATAACCCGCACGTCGACGAGATCCTCGAAATCGACAAGGATCTTTTTCACCGCCGCGGCGCGCTCGAGAATTTCCAGGCCCTGCGCGCGCTCGGGGCCAAGCTCCGCGCGCGGCATTACGATCTGATGCTCGATTATTCCATGCGCGGCGAGTACGCGTTCTTCGGGCGCTTTTTTCTCGGCATTCCGGAAACCGCGGGATTCAACTACAAACGCCGCGGCTTCCTCCACACGCGCCGCGTGCCGCTGCCGCAAGGCTTCAAGGACCGCCACGTGGCGGATTACTTCTGCGGCCTTGCCGAAGCCGCGGGCGTCCCGGTGCGCGACCGATGGCTGGAATTTTATCTTTCGCAGGCGGAGCGGGAAGAAGCGGACCGCGTGCTTGCGGAAAAAGGCGTGGGCCCCGGCGCCGCGTTCGCGGTCGTCAGCCCCGGAGGCGGGGAATCGTGGGGCAAGGACGCGCATTTCAAGCGCTGGCCGCCCGAATTTTTCGCGCGGCTCCTGCCGCTTCTGCGAAAAAAAATTTCCTTTGATTCCGCTGTGGTCCTCGGAAGCAAAAACGAAAAAGAGATTGCCGCGGCCCTGACCCGGCACTCGGGCATGCCTGTCACGGACCTGACGGGGGAGATCACGCTGGCGCAGGCGGTGCGGGCGATGGAGCGGTCGGTTTTTTTTCTGGGCAACGACGGCGGGCTTTTGCATCTCGCGGCCGCGCGCAAACGGCCGGTGATCGGGCTTTACGGGCCCGTGCCGCCGGAAGTTTACGGGCCCTACCCGCAAGCCGCATCATCGGCCGCGGTTTTCAAAGAAGGGCTGGAATGCCGGCCGTGCTACCAGAAATTCCGTTACAACGCGGCCTGTGCCCACCGGGACTGTCTGGGCAAACTCACGCCCGAAGAAGTTTTTTCTTTCCTAGACAAGAAATCCTTTTTTGATACGATACAGCGTGCGTCGGAAAAAGTCCCGCAGTCCTAA